The Streptomyces sp. NBC_00459 DNA segment GCACCGGCAGCCATACCCGGCTCCAGTAGGTCCCGTGCAGCAGCAGGACGGGCGGACGGTCCGCGCCGGCGTCCGTTCCAGCCGCGGTGAGGTAACTGGCGGGCCGACCGTCCACGTCGACGGCCTTGCGAGTGATGGTTGTCGACGACATGCCGCCTCCGGAGTCGTGTCCTCAACATTGGAGGACACGACCTTCCTGCCCTGGAGACAGGCCCGTCAAATATCATTTCCGGCATGGGGGCATAGGTCGTCCGCATAGCTGCTGGTGAACGGCCGGGGCACAGGGGGTGGGCAGGTTGCGACTGTCGCAGTTGCGGGTCTTGCTGGCCGTTGCCGAGCACGGGGGGTTCACCGCCGCGGCGGAGCGGACCGGTATGTCCCAACCGCACGTCAGCCGGTCGATCGCCGCACTGGAGGCCGATCTGGGCGCGGTGTTGCTGGTGCGGCGCCGAGACGGTGTCACCCTCACCGAGGCCGGGCAGCGGGCCGTCTCCCGGGCCCGGGAGACGGTACGACACTTCGACCTGATCCGCCCGGACGTAGCTGCTGCCGTCGGGCAGGTGACAGGACCCCTGCGGCTTGCGAGTCTGCCGAGCACCACCGGGACGCTGATCGCCGCCCGACTGCGCACGTTCAGCGACCGTTACCCCCAGGTCAGCGTGCGTCTTCTGGAGGGCTACAGCCCGGAGATACGCGGATGGCTCGAGAACGGAGCCGCGGAGATAGGCGTGGTGATCCTCCCGGAATCCGGGATGCACACCGTGCCGCTCGGGGCGGACACGATGGTCGCACTGCTGCCGCGGGGGCACGCTCTCGCCTCGGCGGAGACGGTCTCCGTGCGAGCGCTGGCGCGCGAACCGTTCGTCCTGACGACCGGCGGGTGCAGGCCGGTCATCCTGGACGGTGTTCGCCGGGCCGACAGCGTCCTCGACGTCGCCTACGAGGCCGGCGAACTGTCAGCCATCATCGCGATGGTGGACGCGGGTCTGGGAGTCAGCATCGTGCCCACCCTGGGCCTGCCCACAGATCTCGGCAATGCCGTCACCCGCCCACTGGACGTGCCGATCTCCAGGGCCCTCGCCCTGGCTGTGCCCTCCCTCGACAGCTGCACTCCGGCCGCCCGTGCGTTCCTGGACCACGTGCCTGTCACGTGAGGTGGTGCGGGATTCCACACCGTCACCCAACTCGATCAGCCCAGGAAGCTCAATCGCACCTGACGGTTGGCGTTGTCCTTATTGGTGTCCACCAGGCACACCGACTGCCAAGTCCCCAGCTCCAGTTGCCCGCTCACCACCGGCAAGGTGGCGTGCGGTGGGACGAGCGCCGGGAGTACGTGGTCGCGGCCGTGGCCGGGGGTGCCGTGGCGGTGCTGCCAGCGGTCGTCGGCGGGGAGCAGGGTGTGCAGCGCGGCGAGGAGGTCGCTGTCGCTGCCCGCACCCGTTTCGATGACCGCGATTCCGGCGGTGGCGTGCGGGACGAAGACGTTGAGCAGACCGTCCCGGCCGCCCGCCACCTCCCTCAGGAAGGACTCGCAGTCATGGGTGAGGTCGACGACCGTCTCCTGGGTGCCGGAGACGATGTTCAGGACGTGAGTGGTGAAGGCATGGGACATGCGCCCCATCATCACCCGGCCGCCGGGAGCCACGCCCGGCAAGGCTCCCGCCCCTTGATACGAGTGGTCCATTCCGCGAGACACCATTGACCGTGGCCACGCCACCTGGCTACTTTCAGCGGCATGTTGCGTTCAGCCATGCTCACCACGCGCGGTCATATCGACCTGCTGCGGGTGGCCTCCGCCGCGTGTCGTCGCGGCTGCTGACGCCCTTTTCCCCTCCCTTCACGCCCGCCTGGGCACCGCCCAACCCGCACGTCCGCGATCTGCCCTGAACCGTCCCGGACGCGGCGGCGCCGAGGCACACCCCCACCCCGGTCGCTCTCCTCCTCGTGGAGCACTCATGAGCATCAGCCATGCCCCACCGGGCTCCTCCGAGCCCGATATATCGGTCAAATCCAGTTCTGGTACGTCCGAGGCCGCCGCCGGTGACGCCGAACGCACCCTTCCCGACCTCGAACCCATCGTCCCCAGCTCCACGCGCCGCACCCGTGTCCCCCGCTGGCTGCGCCGCACCTCGGGCCCACTGCTGCTCCTCGCGCTCTGGCAACTCCTCAGCAGTACGGGCGTGTTGACCTCCGACATCCTCGCCTCACCCGGCCGGATCGCCGAGGTCGGCAGTGATCTGATCGCCGATGGTTCACTGGGCAACGCGATGGCCACCTCGCTCCAACGGGTCGCCCTCGGACTGCTCCTCGGCACTGTCATCGGCACCGGACTCGCCCTCGTCTCGGGCCTGTTCCGGGTCGGCGAGGACCTCGTCGACGCGCCCGTCCAGATGCTGCGGACCGTACCGTTCGTCGGTCTGATCCCGCTGTTCATCATCTGGTTCGGCATCGGTGAGGCACCGAAGGTAGCGATCATCACCCTCGGTGTGACCTTCCCGCTCTACCTCAACGTCTACGCCGGAATCCGGGGTGTGGACGCCCAGTTGATCGAGGCCGGGGAGTCGCTGGGGCTGTCCCGGTGGGGTCTGGTCCGGCATGTCGTGCTGCCGGGCGCGCTGCCCGGGGCGATGACCGGGCTGCGCTACTCGCTCGGCATCGCCTGGCTCGCGCTCGTCTTCGCCGAGCAGATCAACGCGGACGCCGGTATCGGCTTCCTCATGGTGCAGGCACGGGACTTCCTGCGGACCGACGTGATCGTGGTCTGCCTCATCGTCTACGCGTTCCTCGGCCTGCTGGCCGACTTCGTCGTCCGCTCCCTCGAAAGGCTGCTGCTGCAATGGCGACCCACCTTCACCGGACGGTGACCTCACCGGCCGTACGGGTCGAGGGGCTGACCCGGTCCTTCGACGGCCGCGCCGTCATCGACAACCTCCATCTGGACGTCCGGCCCGGCGAGTTCGTGGCCCTGCTCGGCCGCAGCGGCTGCGGCAAGTCGACGCTGCTGCGCATCCTCGCCGGGCTCGACCGCGACATCGCCGGCACCGTCCTCGTACCGCGCCGCAAGGCCGTCGCCTTTCAGGCTCCCCGGCTGATGCCGTGGAAGAAGGTGTGGCGCAACGTCCTGCTGGGGCTGCCCGGCAAGCCCGGACGTGAGGTCGCCGAGCAGGCGCTCACCGAGGTCGGCCTCAGTCACCGTTCCGACGCCTGGCCCAAGACGCTTTCCGGCGGCGAGGCCCAACGTGCCTCGCTGGCCCGGGCGTTGGTGCGCGAGCCCGATCTCCTGCTGCTCGACGAGCCGTTCGGCGCGCTGGACGCGCTCACCCGTATCAAGGCGCAGCGCCTGGTCGGCGAACTCTGGCAACGCCGGGGCTGCGCGGTCCTGTTGGTGACGCACGACGTCGAGGAGGCGGTTCTGCTCGCCGACCGCGTCCTGGTGATGGACGAGGGAGTCATCGCGTACGAGACGACGGTCGACCTCGACCGCCCCCGCGACATCACCGACCCACGCTTCGCCGAACTGCGCGGCCGGCTCCTGGAACGCCTGGGCGTCGACACCGCCGCCGAGGCGGCCTGAGCCC contains these protein-coding regions:
- a CDS encoding LysR family transcriptional regulator → MGRLRLSQLRVLLAVAEHGGFTAAAERTGMSQPHVSRSIAALEADLGAVLLVRRRDGVTLTEAGQRAVSRARETVRHFDLIRPDVAAAVGQVTGPLRLASLPSTTGTLIAARLRTFSDRYPQVSVRLLEGYSPEIRGWLENGAAEIGVVILPESGMHTVPLGADTMVALLPRGHALASAETVSVRALAREPFVLTTGGCRPVILDGVRRADSVLDVAYEAGELSAIIAMVDAGLGVSIVPTLGLPTDLGNAVTRPLDVPISRALALAVPSLDSCTPAARAFLDHVPVT
- a CDS encoding secondary thiamine-phosphate synthase enzyme YjbQ, translated to MSHAFTTHVLNIVSGTQETVVDLTHDCESFLREVAGGRDGLLNVFVPHATAGIAVIETGAGSDSDLLAALHTLLPADDRWQHRHGTPGHGRDHVLPALVPPHATLPVVSGQLELGTWQSVCLVDTNKDNANRQVRLSFLG
- a CDS encoding putative leader peptide, which produces MLTTRGHIDLLRVASAACRRGC
- a CDS encoding ABC transporter permease — its product is MSISHAPPGSSEPDISVKSSSGTSEAAAGDAERTLPDLEPIVPSSTRRTRVPRWLRRTSGPLLLLALWQLLSSTGVLTSDILASPGRIAEVGSDLIADGSLGNAMATSLQRVALGLLLGTVIGTGLALVSGLFRVGEDLVDAPVQMLRTVPFVGLIPLFIIWFGIGEAPKVAIITLGVTFPLYLNVYAGIRGVDAQLIEAGESLGLSRWGLVRHVVLPGALPGAMTGLRYSLGIAWLALVFAEQINADAGIGFLMVQARDFLRTDVIVVCLIVYAFLGLLADFVVRSLERLLLQWRPTFTGR
- a CDS encoding ABC transporter ATP-binding protein — protein: MATHLHRTVTSPAVRVEGLTRSFDGRAVIDNLHLDVRPGEFVALLGRSGCGKSTLLRILAGLDRDIAGTVLVPRRKAVAFQAPRLMPWKKVWRNVLLGLPGKPGREVAEQALTEVGLSHRSDAWPKTLSGGEAQRASLARALVREPDLLLLDEPFGALDALTRIKAQRLVGELWQRRGCAVLLVTHDVEEAVLLADRVLVMDEGVIAYETTVDLDRPRDITDPRFAELRGRLLERLGVDTAAEAA